The Flavivirga eckloniae genomic interval AAAACCAAAAGCTTGCAGAACAAATGTTCTTTTTGATAGTACATTTAGACGAAGAAAATAATAAGTTATGAAACAGATAAAAGGGTTATGCTTCTTCTGAAGAAGTAGGTTTTCTATATTTCTGAAATGGTTGTATTAGTAAATCTTTGATATTACTATTTTCCTTTTCATCCGGAAAAACATCAACACCATAAACAATCTTATCAGTATCTAGTTTCATATAAGTTCCCAAAAGGCGGTCCCAAACAGAAAAAATGTTTCCGTAGTTAGAGTCTGTATAGGGTAATTTATAGTGATGGTGTACCTTATGCATATTTGGAGACACAATAATGTAGCTTAGTATATTATCTACTCTTTTAGGAAGTTTTATGTTAGCGTGATTAAATTGAGTAGCTATTACCGAAAGCGATTGATATAAAAAAACCAATGCTATAGGTGTACCAATTATAAATATTCCCATAAGTGTAAATACATAACGAATAACACTTTCTAAAGGATGGTGCCTATTCGCTGTAGTAGTATCTACATGATGATCTGAATGGTGTACCAAATGCACCATCCATAGTGGTTTTACTTTATGCTCTATTAAATGTGGCAAGTAGGCTCCTATAAAATCTATTAAAAAGATACCCAAAATACCATAAAGCCATAACGGCATTTCCGGAAGCCAATTAAGGATTCCGAAATTATTAGCGACTACCCAATCGGATGATTTTAAAAATAAAAAAGCCAAAGGCAGGTTTACCAATATGGTGGTAATAGTAAAGAATATATTAGGAATAGCATGTTTCCACTTTTTATACTTAATTCCAAATAGTGGCACGATGCCTTCAATAATCCAGAAGAAGGTCAATCCTCCAACAATAATTATTCCTCTATGCAGGGAAGGAATCGTTTCAAAGTAGTTTAAAATAGCTTCCAAATAACATATTTTTATTAAATATACTATTTTATTCTTTTTTTCATATCCTCAACTATGTTAAAAACTGCAGGGCATATAGCTACATTTTTTAACGTTAAATTTGATATTTGCTGAAACTTCTTTCTGTCGGTATGCGGAAACTCTCTACAGGCCTTTGGTCGTACTTCATAAATGGAGCAGTAGTTATCGGTACCTAAAAACGTACAGGGCACACTTTGCAATACATAATCATTATCTTCATCAATACGTAAATATTGACTTATAAACTGCTGTGGTTTTTGTTTGAAATGTTTTGAAATTCGCTCTATATCTTTATCTGTAAATAGCGGTCCTGTGGTTTTACAGCAGTTAGCACATTCTAAGCAATCTGTACGTTCAAACTCTTCGTCATGCAATTCCTGCATAACATAATCCAGATTTTTTGGTGGTTTCTTTTTTAGCTTAGCAAAGAATTTTTTGTTTTCGTTATGCTTATCTTTGGCGAGCTTTGGAAGGTTTTTAATACTATCTTGCATGGCGTAAAAATAAACAAACTTGTCATTCTGAACGAAGTGAAACATCTAATTTATTAATAGATGTTTCGACTCTAGTCTCTCTTGAGCGTAGACTAAAGATTCAACATGACACAAAACATAACTTTTGAAAGACCTTTTCGGAAAAGCACTATTAGATTACCAAAACGGAAATTATACGGAAGACCTAATTACTTCTACGAGTATTTCTGATGAGGATGAACTACCTCTACCCTATTTGTTCCGTGATTTTAAAGATATGCCTGTATTAGAACAAAAAGCTTTAAAGTTAGCTAATGGTTCTGTTTTAGATGTTGGTAGCGGCGCTGGAAGCCATAGTTTGTATTTGCAAAAAAAAGGCATAAAAGTAAAAGCTATTGATATTTCTAAAGGGGCCATAAATGTTGCTAAACAACGTGGTGTTATACATGCTGTAGAAATGAATGTTTTAGACGAATCTGAATCTTTTAATACTATTTTGCTCTTAATGAATGGTACGGGAATATTTCAAGAGTTATCCCAGGTTTCCAAATACCTAACACATTTAAAAAATCTTTTAAAATCCGGCGGACAAATCTTAATTGATTCTTCAGACATTAAATACATGTACGAAGATGAAGATGGTGGTTTCTGGATTGATACCAATGCCAATTATTACGGTGAACTTGATTACTTTCTAAGTTACAAAGGCGAAAAGGAAGTGCCAATGAAATGGCTCTATTTAGATTTCAATACTTTAAAACTGGCCTGCGAAACTGTTGGTTTAAAATGTGAACTTGTTTTAGAGGGGGAACACTTTGATTATTTGGCTAGATTAATTTCTGTGTAACTTGTACCGAACTTGCTTCGGTAGGCAGGAATCTTATGTTAAATCAAGTTTGAGATATCATCATGAGATCCCGCGTCTTCACGGGATTAGAAGTCAAACTTATAAGTAGCCCCGGCTAAAAACTGAATACTCTGAACAGGGAAATTTTGCCAACGTTGGTATGCTTTATTAGCTATGTTATTCGCTTTTGCAAAAACCGAAAATTGGTCATTAATATGGTAGCCTAAATGCGTGTTGGCATCAAAATAACTATCTAAATCTACAGCCATAGATGAAATTCCTGCTATTCCATTATTAATACTCAATAAACCTTTACGCTTTCCTACATAAAACAAATTAGCTCCCATAAACCATTGTTCGTTTATTTGATAATCTAAAAACAAAGAACCTTTTATGTCTGGCAAATTCCAGGCTTCAGATTGTAAATCGGTATTATACGAAAAATACTCTGCTTTTAATCCTAACTTAAAGTTTCTATTTACATCTACATTTATTTCTCCTGCTACACCAAAAGTATCAACATTATCATATACAATTCCAAAAGAATTTCCGTACTCGTAATCTTCTGCATTTAACAAATCTAACGAGACTATATTATTAACAAATAATCCTTTGTCTCTATCGGCGATATAATGCCCGCTAATATTGTAACTCATATTGCTAGATAGTTTTCCTTTTAAACCCACATATGCATTGTATTGCTGATCTGTTGGCATAACCACTAAAGTAGGCGACACAAATGGATTGTTAGTAGCAAACCCATAATATGAATTTTGAATTAAATCTCCTTCTATACCTCCATAGGCTATCAATATATCGTTAACCAATCTGTATGTAGCTGTTATATTAGGATAGATATAAAATTTATTATCTCCGGATTCTCTATCATTTAAATAAAATGTGGAAACACCAATGTTTACAGTTAAATCGTCTTGCTTTATTTCATAAGTTGGTAAAACCCCAACTTGAAAATTGCCATATATAAGTTCTTCAGTCGTAAAATAATTTCTCTCGAAAGTTCCACCTAAATAGTCAAACCTTATTTCTGTTGATATTTCTTCTCTATTTATGGGAATATCAATAATTGCGTTAGCCTTAAATCTGTTTTCTCCTGAACCTTGATTATCACCAAAGCGTCTAAAAAAGAAACTTCCAGAATTAATATAGGTATCCTCGAAAGTAATATCTCCACCAAAATGTACATCAAAAAAGGAATGTCCCACATCTAAACTACTTGTAAATGGTTCATTATTTACATAGGGTTCATGTAATCCATACCAATTATAGGTTCGATGTTGAAAACCGGCTTCTACATTCCATGCTAAATCACGTAAACGAGATGAATAGTTGATATTAATTTTTGAGTTTGAAAAATTGTCTTCAAGTACTACATTTTCAACATCTCCTTGCGATGAATGATGACTTACATATCCACCCACACTTTCTGTTCTGCTAATGGCATGGTTTAAATACACTTCTCCTAAAATGGTCGTATAGGAACCAACGCCCAAGGTCGCATAGTTATCAAATAGTTTTGTTGGTTTTCTTTTTTCTACTACTGCGGCTTTTCCCTTAGCTGGTGTAAAAGTAGAAGCTACCGGAAATGAAAAGATATTGTATTTAATTTCTTTTTTTGTTTCGGTGGTTTCATCTTCTAAAGAAGGTGTTTCTTTTACCTTAAAGGCATCAGATATTGTTGGTGTATATGGTTTTACTACATCTATAACGCCTGTATTAATCGTATCGTTTATTTTATCTTGGGAAAAAGAAGGTACAGCGCTTAGTGTAATGGCTGCAATTAATATATTATTGATGTGCTCTCGCATATTTACTTTTTTTGATTTATGATTGATGAAATGCTTTTATCGTACTCGACATGACGCATTTTAACTTTAAAACTAATCTTCTGTTTCAATGGATGAATTGGTCTTGGCTTCCTCTACTTTAATACTTTTTAGCTCGTCTTTTGCTTCTGTAACTACATCATTAAATTCTATAAAGTTTTCAATAACGCTTTCTAAAATGTACGTGGCTTGAAACGCATCGTTTAAAGCATAAAAATTCTTCGCCATTAGCACTAAGCCTTTGGCACTATAATATTTATATCCTGAAAAATCCTTTGCTAATTTTTGAACCGATTTGTTAGACGCTTCAAATTTTCCTTCTTTATTTTTAAAATAAGCATTGTAATACAAGGCCTCTGCTGCGGTTTCTCCTGTAGCCACTTTTTCTACTTTGGCATAAGCTGTTTTAGCCTTGGTTTCATCTCCAGTTTTTATAGCAGAACGTGCTATGATAATATGAGCATCACTTTTTATCTTATTATCAATCTTAGATTTTACGAGTACTTTTTCGGCATAAGAAACGGCTTCATTATAATTCTTTAATTGATAATTTGCCTTCATTAAATTGGACTGCGCAAATATTACATTTTGAGGAAAATCGGCTTCTTCTTCAAGCCTTGATAATAATGGAATGGCTTTATTCCAGCTTTTGGATTCTAAAAAGTGCTGGGATAAACGCGACAAGGCTTCTTCGGTATATTCATTTCGAGATGCTTCAACAATATATTTGTAATGTGGTGCTGCATTGACTGTTAAGTCCTTTTTATAATATAGTTGCGCTACATAAAAATGAGCTTGCAAGGCATGCAATCCGTTAGGGAATTCATTTAAATAACCGTTAAACTGTTTAATTGCCTTATCTGTATTATTGTCTAAATATTGTTTTTCGGCAGCTTCGTATGTCGCATTATCCAAGTCTGTATCTGTAACCTCTACATAGTCTAAAGTTCGAACCCAATTTGCATAATCATCTACACGTCCTAAATCTATATAAATTAACTTGGCTGTTGACACAGATTGTACGGCTTCTGGTGTACCGGGGTAATCGGCTGCAACTTTTTTAAATTTAGTTAGTGCGCGTTCGTTTTCACTGCCATTGTAATAAACCAATCCTTGTCGTAATAACGATTTTGGAACAAACGAGCTCATTTTATACTCAGAATTTAAACGGTTGTAAATGGTTATAGCTTTATCTGTTTCATTTGTCTTAACATAGGTATTACCTAGCTCGTACATGGCATCATCCCGTAATTTTGATTTCTGATATTCTGAAATAAATTGCTCAAGTTCTTTTATTTTTTTTGACGTTTGCCCAATATAGCCTGCACTAATGGCTTTTTGAAAAAATGGATAATCGGAATCAATCTCATTTAACTTAATAGCTTTATTATAGGCATTAATAGCACTTTTGTATTGACTGGAAACGAAATGTCCATCCCCTAATCTTAAGTACGCATCGTTCAATCTTACTTTGTCTTCTTTTCTATTTGAAATAAATTGATTGAAGTGCTTAGTTGATTGATCATAATTTTTCAACTTAAAATAGGTATAGGCTAAATTATAATCTATGTTTTCAATTTCTGGCGTAGATGCAGATGACTGTTCTTGCTGAAATTGCTTGAAACCAACCAGTGCGTCGTCATAATTAGTTAAATTATAATCGGTTTCTGCCTTCCAGAATGTAGCACGGGCAGTATATTTTGGATCTCTCGGCTCTTTTAAAGATTTATCGAAAAGCGATCTTGCCTCTAAATAATTATTATCATTATAAAGTTCCAAACCTCTATAAAACGCAACTTTTTGATAGGCTACCTTATTTTCGAAACTCTTTTTTCCTTCTAAAAGTTTAAGAGCTTCTTTGTAATTTTTTGATGTGATATACGAATCTATCAATAAGGTTTCTATTTCTTCCCTATAACTTGTATCTGGGTATTTTTCCAAATAGCCAGCCAATACTTGAGGGGCAGATTGATACGGGTTTCCTATTTCGTAACTAATCTTAGCATAATTCAACCAGGCATCTTCTTGAATTTTTAAATCAAAATTCATCTGAGAAGCATATCTAAAAGCATTTAATGCTTCTTGCTTTTTACCAAGATTAATATAACTTTCTCCTAAATGGTAATAGGCGTTTTGCGAGATGGAGTTATTTCCGTCGACAATTTTATTAAACTCAGAAATAGCATTTTCATAGTCCTTTTGCTTATAATGTGCGTATCCTAACTGGTAAAAATCCGTATTATTCCATTTACCTTTTTTTCCTTTATATTCTTTTAAATACGGAATGGCCTCTTTATATTTTTTTAAATTGAAATAACTCTCTCCTATTATTTTCGATAATTCCGATACCTCATCTTCATCACTATCATCTAACCTTTCTTTTGCTAGTTTTATAGCTTTTTCAAAATTTCCTAGCTTAAAGTTTAAATCTGCCTGATAATACGATAACTTTTCTTTGTATCGTTCCTGATCACTCACCTGGTCAAAATACTCATTGGCCTTATCGTAATCATCGCCTTGATAGGCCATAAAACCTATGTAGTACTTGGCTTGCGAACCATACTCCTGAGAGCTTTCTACACGTGTTAAATATTTTTTAGCTTCTTTATATTGTTTTGTTGAAAATGCAGAATAACCGTTATTGAAATTGTATTTTTCTTTCTCTTTTCTCCCCAAGGCATTTTCATCTACCTTGTCATACCATTTTCTTGCGTGTGGATATTTTGAATTCTCAAAATAATAGTCAGCCACATCAACAAAAGCTGTATTTCGTTTGGTACTTGTTGGATAATCTTTTACAAAATCTTCAATTAATTGGTCTGCGTTTTGCTGATTCAACCGAACTGCACAATTCGCTATGTAATAGGTACAATCTGATTGTAGGATATCTTCTTTTGCTGTTTTCTTTACATTACCAAACAGCGTTTGCGCTGCTAGATACTGCTGGTTATTATAAAGGGATAAAGCTTTTTGATAATCAACTAAATTACTGGTGTAAGTGGCGGATTGCTGCGCTATAATTTGAAAACCAAAACTTATAACCATTAAGAGGGATACAATGCTTTTTTTAGTCATTAACAATTTATATTTAATTAAAATCAAAGATAAAACAGAATTCTTTATTTTGGATTCCCATTTTTACTGAAACAAGTTCAGTACACATAAGGAAATGGCAAACTTAACGGAAACCTTGATAAAAACATCATGGAATTCTTTTTTATTAAATCTAAACCTTATAACGCAACAATCGTGCTATAATTATAAACTGTCTTATCAAATGTTAAAAATATGGAGAAATAGAAACAGAAAACTGTAAAATAGATTGGTCTTTGAAAACTACAAAAACACTTTCACTACAATAAAAATTATTACTTAAGGTTTGTTATGTTAAACTTTAAACTTTAAACTTGTAACTTAAAACGTATTCCTTTATGTCTAAACCCATTTTACAATTAAAAAACGCTTCTATTTTTCAAGGTGACAGCCTTGTTCTTTCAAATGTTAATGTAGAAATTAACAAAGGGGATTTTGTTTACTTAATTGGAAAAACTGGTACTGGAAAAAGTAGCTTTATGAAAACACTTTATGGTGATTTACCTTTAACTGAGGGTGAGGGAAATATTGTGGATTACGATTTAAAACACCTTAAAGAAAAAGATATTCCTTTTTTAAGACGAAAATTGGGAGTTGTTTTTCAAGATTTTAAACTCCTTACAGATAGAACGATTAACGATAATCTATTGTTTGTTTTAAAAGCTACTGGTTGGAAAGATAAAATGAAAATGGATGCCCGGGTTGAGGAAGTTTTGGCAAAAGTAGATATGAAAACGAAAGGCTTTAAATATCCGCATGAGCTATCTGGTGGTGAGCAACAGCGTGTGGCTATAGCTAGAGCTTTGCTTAATAATCCTGAACTTATTCTTGCCGATGAGCCAACTGGAAATTTAGATCCGCAAACCAGTGTAGAGGTTATGGAGGTTTTGCAAGACATTAATAAAAATGGTAACACCATTTTAATGGCTACTCACGATTATGCTTTGCTGTTGAAGTACCCAAGTAAAACGCTTAAGTGTGATGAGAATCAAGTTTATGAAGTGGTGCAAAGAAAAAATTAATTATGCTCTCAATACTAATACCTGTATATGATTATAATGTTTATCCACTTGCTAGAGAGTTAGAAAAACAAGCCGTTAAAGCTGCTATAGATTTTGAAATTGTTTGCTTTGATGATGGTTCACTCTCTAAAACAAATGATGAAAATGAAAAAATAAATACACTAACTAACTCAACTTTTTTAGCTCTTAAAAAAAACATTGGGTTAAGTAGTAACCGTAATGCTTTAGCAAAAGACGCAAAATACAAGTATTTATTATTTATTGATGGAGATTCACTAATACCTGATAAAAACTTTATTGTAAGATATTTAGATTCTATAAAAGACAATATTGATGTCGTTTATGGAGGGAGAATTCACCCAAAAACTGTTGAATCTAACAGAAAATTAAGGTGGAAATATGGTATTTATAGAGAAGATTTAAATTCAAATCAAAGAAAAAAAAACAAATACAAATGTGTCCTTTTCAATAATACCGTTATAAAGAAAAGTGTATTTAACAATATAGGTTTTGAAAGCAAAATCAAACAATATGGACATGAAGACACTCTATTTGCTTACAATTTAAGCAAAATAAAAGCATCTATAAAACATATCGATAACCCGGTATTACACGGTGATGTCGACTTGAATGAGGTTTTTTTCATGAAAAGACATAAAGCCATAGAGAACTTAAACTTAATTTATAATGATAAATTAATAAACCCAAGTTTTGTTACTTTTTTAAGAATTTTTGAGAAATTAAAAAGAATTAAGCTGAACTATATTTTTGCTATAATACATAGAGTTTTTTATCCTATTTTCTCTAAGAATTTAACTTCGGAAAGACCATTATTATTTGTTTTTAATCTATTTAGGTTAAGTTACTTTTGCCATATAAATTTGAAAAAATGATGCCTTTTTTTTCTGTAATTATTCCACTTTATAATAAAGAAGACCATATTAAAGGCACTATAAAAAGTGTTTTGAATCAAGAATTCAAAGATTTTGAGGTTATTATTGTTAATGATGGGTCTACAGATGAAAGTCTAAAAAAAATTGAGACTTTAATTGATAATCGATTCAAAATAATAAATCAAGACAACCAAGGCGTTTCGCACGCTAGAAATATCGGCATAGCTGAATCTAAAGGCAGTTATATAGCCCTCTTAGATGCTGATGATTTTTGGTATGAGAATCATTTATCAGATTTAAAAAAGCTTATTAAAAGATTTCCTGAAGCAGGTCTGTTTTGCAATAACTATGAAATAAGCTATAACAATAAACTCATTAAACCCGCTACTTTCAATTTTGAATACAATAATTACCCTATGATTATTAAGGATTATTTTAAAAGCAGCATTATAAATTCAATAGCATGGACTTCTTCAGTAGCATTTACCAAAGAGTCTTTTATAAGAATTGGTAAATTCAATTTAAAATTAAGAACTGGACAAGATATTGATTTATGGATTAGATATGCCCTAAAGTACGCTATTGCTTTTAGCCCAAAAATTTCCATGAGATATCATAATTTCGATATTAATAGTCTTTCTAAAACTGAGTATAATTATGAAAGATATAACCTAGTAAACAATTATGCAGAAGAAGAAGAAACAAATAATTCTCTAAAAAAATACCTAGATATTAATAGATATGCAATTGCTATTAGATGTTTTTTGAATAACGAAAAAACACTTTACAAAAAACTTAAAAAGGAAATTGATTATAAAAACCTTAATAGTAAACAAAGAATACTTTTAATGCTTCCTAAACCTATATTAATAACGATTAAATGGTTTCAAAAAATACTAATCGATAAGAAAATCTATTTAACTGCTTACAAATGATTTAAGCTTTTTATAATTATATAGCTATTTTATTTAAAGACAATACTATCTATAGTATTTATTGATAAAAATATTACAAGAATTAAATTTGCCGAAATAATACTTAAAAGATTAATTATCTTCTTTTAACCCTAAAACACTAAAAAAGAAACTAAATAAAATTAATTGTATTCCTAGAGCTACCACTATGGTTGCCGGAACTATTGTTTTTATGGTTGAAACTATATTCACTTCTTCCTTAAACCCTAAATAATATAAAACAACTCCTAATAGGGTAAATAATACTCCCGCAATTAATCCTCTTTCTAAAGTAAAATACAGGAATAAATTATTGTAGCTTTTCTTTCTGGGTATTAATCCGTGATTAGTGGCATAAATTTTTGTGAGAGCGTAAAAAACAACAAACTGAAAACTTATTAAAAACAGTCCAGCAAAAAGAGGCACCCATTTTAAAGTCTCCATGTCGTTTCCAATCATGGTTGCAAATGTCCC includes:
- a CDS encoding sterol desaturase family protein encodes the protein MEAILNYFETIPSLHRGIIIVGGLTFFWIIEGIVPLFGIKYKKWKHAIPNIFFTITTILVNLPLAFLFLKSSDWVVANNFGILNWLPEMPLWLYGILGIFLIDFIGAYLPHLIEHKVKPLWMVHLVHHSDHHVDTTTANRHHPLESVIRYVFTLMGIFIIGTPIALVFLYQSLSVIATQFNHANIKLPKRVDNILSYIIVSPNMHKVHHHYKLPYTDSNYGNIFSVWDRLLGTYMKLDTDKIVYGVDVFPDEKENSNIKDLLIQPFQKYRKPTSSEEA
- a CDS encoding YkgJ family cysteine cluster protein — protein: MQDSIKNLPKLAKDKHNENKKFFAKLKKKPPKNLDYVMQELHDEEFERTDCLECANCCKTTGPLFTDKDIERISKHFKQKPQQFISQYLRIDEDNDYVLQSVPCTFLGTDNYCSIYEVRPKACREFPHTDRKKFQQISNLTLKNVAICPAVFNIVEDMKKRIK
- a CDS encoding class I SAM-dependent methyltransferase, whose product is MKDLFGKALLDYQNGNYTEDLITSTSISDEDELPLPYLFRDFKDMPVLEQKALKLANGSVLDVGSGAGSHSLYLQKKGIKVKAIDISKGAINVAKQRGVIHAVEMNVLDESESFNTILLLMNGTGIFQELSQVSKYLTHLKNLLKSGGQILIDSSDIKYMYEDEDGGFWIDTNANYYGELDYFLSYKGEKEVPMKWLYLDFNTLKLACETVGLKCELVLEGEHFDYLARLISV
- a CDS encoding TonB-dependent receptor, whose amino-acid sequence is MREHINNILIAAITLSAVPSFSQDKINDTINTGVIDVVKPYTPTISDAFKVKETPSLEDETTETKKEIKYNIFSFPVASTFTPAKGKAAVVEKRKPTKLFDNYATLGVGSYTTILGEVYLNHAISRTESVGGYVSHHSSQGDVENVVLEDNFSNSKININYSSRLRDLAWNVEAGFQHRTYNWYGLHEPYVNNEPFTSSLDVGHSFFDVHFGGDITFEDTYINSGSFFFRRFGDNQGSGENRFKANAIIDIPINREEISTEIRFDYLGGTFERNYFTTEELIYGNFQVGVLPTYEIKQDDLTVNIGVSTFYLNDRESGDNKFYIYPNITATYRLVNDILIAYGGIEGDLIQNSYYGFATNNPFVSPTLVVMPTDQQYNAYVGLKGKLSSNMSYNISGHYIADRDKGLFVNNIVSLDLLNAEDYEYGNSFGIVYDNVDTFGVAGEINVDVNRNFKLGLKAEYFSYNTDLQSEAWNLPDIKGSLFLDYQINEQWFMGANLFYVGKRKGLLSINNGIAGISSMAVDLDSYFDANTHLGYHINDQFSVFAKANNIANKAYQRWQNFPVQSIQFLAGATYKFDF
- a CDS encoding tetratricopeptide repeat protein, which translates into the protein MTKKSIVSLLMVISFGFQIIAQQSATYTSNLVDYQKALSLYNNQQYLAAQTLFGNVKKTAKEDILQSDCTYYIANCAVRLNQQNADQLIEDFVKDYPTSTKRNTAFVDVADYYFENSKYPHARKWYDKVDENALGRKEKEKYNFNNGYSAFSTKQYKEAKKYLTRVESSQEYGSQAKYYIGFMAYQGDDYDKANEYFDQVSDQERYKEKLSYYQADLNFKLGNFEKAIKLAKERLDDSDEDEVSELSKIIGESYFNLKKYKEAIPYLKEYKGKKGKWNNTDFYQLGYAHYKQKDYENAISEFNKIVDGNNSISQNAYYHLGESYINLGKKQEALNAFRYASQMNFDLKIQEDAWLNYAKISYEIGNPYQSAPQVLAGYLEKYPDTSYREEIETLLIDSYITSKNYKEALKLLEGKKSFENKVAYQKVAFYRGLELYNDNNYLEARSLFDKSLKEPRDPKYTARATFWKAETDYNLTNYDDALVGFKQFQQEQSSASTPEIENIDYNLAYTYFKLKNYDQSTKHFNQFISNRKEDKVRLNDAYLRLGDGHFVSSQYKSAINAYNKAIKLNEIDSDYPFFQKAISAGYIGQTSKKIKELEQFISEYQKSKLRDDAMYELGNTYVKTNETDKAITIYNRLNSEYKMSSFVPKSLLRQGLVYYNGSENERALTKFKKVAADYPGTPEAVQSVSTAKLIYIDLGRVDDYANWVRTLDYVEVTDTDLDNATYEAAEKQYLDNNTDKAIKQFNGYLNEFPNGLHALQAHFYVAQLYYKKDLTVNAAPHYKYIVEASRNEYTEEALSRLSQHFLESKSWNKAIPLLSRLEEEADFPQNVIFAQSNLMKANYQLKNYNEAVSYAEKVLVKSKIDNKIKSDAHIIIARSAIKTGDETKAKTAYAKVEKVATGETAAEALYYNAYFKNKEGKFEASNKSVQKLAKDFSGYKYYSAKGLVLMAKNFYALNDAFQATYILESVIENFIEFNDVVTEAKDELKSIKVEEAKTNSSIETED
- a CDS encoding cell division ATP-binding protein FtsE; amino-acid sequence: MSKPILQLKNASIFQGDSLVLSNVNVEINKGDFVYLIGKTGTGKSSFMKTLYGDLPLTEGEGNIVDYDLKHLKEKDIPFLRRKLGVVFQDFKLLTDRTINDNLLFVLKATGWKDKMKMDARVEEVLAKVDMKTKGFKYPHELSGGEQQRVAIARALLNNPELILADEPTGNLDPQTSVEVMEVLQDINKNGNTILMATHDYALLLKYPSKTLKCDENQVYEVVQRKN
- a CDS encoding glycosyltransferase family 2 protein, translated to MLSILIPVYDYNVYPLARELEKQAVKAAIDFEIVCFDDGSLSKTNDENEKINTLTNSTFLALKKNIGLSSNRNALAKDAKYKYLLFIDGDSLIPDKNFIVRYLDSIKDNIDVVYGGRIHPKTVESNRKLRWKYGIYREDLNSNQRKKNKYKCVLFNNTVIKKSVFNNIGFESKIKQYGHEDTLFAYNLSKIKASIKHIDNPVLHGDVDLNEVFFMKRHKAIENLNLIYNDKLINPSFVTFLRIFEKLKRIKLNYIFAIIHRVFYPIFSKNLTSERPLLFVFNLFRLSYFCHINLKK
- a CDS encoding glycosyltransferase family 2 protein produces the protein MMPFFSVIIPLYNKEDHIKGTIKSVLNQEFKDFEVIIVNDGSTDESLKKIETLIDNRFKIINQDNQGVSHARNIGIAESKGSYIALLDADDFWYENHLSDLKKLIKRFPEAGLFCNNYEISYNNKLIKPATFNFEYNNYPMIIKDYFKSSIINSIAWTSSVAFTKESFIRIGKFNLKLRTGQDIDLWIRYALKYAIAFSPKISMRYHNFDINSLSKTEYNYERYNLVNNYAEEEETNNSLKKYLDINRYAIAIRCFLNNEKTLYKKLKKEIDYKNLNSKQRILLMLPKPILITIKWFQKILIDKKIYLTAYK